Proteins from a single region of Nocardioides anomalus:
- a CDS encoding WXG100 family type VII secretion target — protein sequence MTQGNSMQGMDTEQGRQVSGQMDSHASQVSGMVGRISSVVGALKWQGSDRETFLSDWHGSFAPQAHNAAQSLQEQAGVLNRHADAQDAASS from the coding sequence ATGACGCAGGGCAACTCGATGCAGGGCATGGACACCGAGCAGGGCCGCCAGGTCAGCGGCCAGATGGACTCCCACGCCAGCCAGGTCTCCGGCATGGTGGGCCGCATCTCCAGCGTGGTGGGCGCCCTGAAGTGGCAGGGCAGCGACCGCGAGACCTTCCTCTCCGACTGGCACGGCAGCTTCGCGCCGCAGGCGCACAACGCCGCCCAGTCCCTGCAGGAGCAGGCCGGCGTGCTCAACCGGCACGCCGACGCCCAGGACGCCGCCAGCTCCTGA
- a CDS encoding PGAP1-like alpha/beta domain-containing protein, which yields MSTTAPGPTVLDALSLLAEVGDELVVRTVRDTHLAVLGRTPAGPLHRGITTTVYRGLTGSLSGASRALDRLAATGVGPRLEADPRGRFVNAAVNGLIGDRLLRERPQMAIAMAVRRDGADVELETEALRKAFPQATGRLVLFLHGLCENESYWDRGRATAPTYADALAERGWTPVMLRANTGLGLRENGAALASLGQRLVDAWPVEVERVALVGHSLGGLVIRAAGAVMSDVERPWAERVSDVVTLGTPHLGAPIAWGVGHGSRALQALEETAAFGRILDWRSRGVHDLVAGLAEDVPPLPHARYHLVAATLTRDRRHPVGDLVGDLLVRPRSAYGRDRRRTLFPGADVLHVGRTDHFGLLNHPDVHRALRDWLA from the coding sequence ATGAGCACGACCGCACCCGGTCCGACCGTCCTCGACGCGCTGTCGCTGCTGGCCGAGGTGGGCGACGAGCTGGTGGTGCGGACGGTGCGGGACACCCACCTGGCGGTGCTGGGCCGCACGCCGGCCGGGCCGCTGCACCGCGGCATCACCACGACCGTCTACAGGGGCCTGACCGGGTCGCTGTCCGGCGCGAGCCGGGCCCTGGACCGCCTGGCCGCGACCGGCGTCGGCCCGCGGCTGGAGGCCGACCCCCGCGGCAGGTTCGTCAACGCGGCGGTCAACGGGCTGATCGGGGACCGGCTGCTGCGGGAGCGGCCCCAGATGGCCATCGCCATGGCGGTCCGGCGCGACGGCGCGGACGTCGAGCTGGAGACCGAGGCACTGAGGAAGGCGTTCCCGCAGGCGACCGGCCGGCTGGTGCTGTTCCTGCACGGATTGTGCGAGAACGAGTCCTACTGGGACCGCGGGCGGGCCACGGCGCCGACGTACGCCGACGCGCTGGCCGAGCGGGGGTGGACGCCGGTGATGCTGCGGGCCAACACGGGGCTGGGGCTGCGGGAGAACGGCGCGGCGCTGGCTTCGCTGGGCCAGCGGCTGGTGGACGCGTGGCCGGTCGAGGTCGAGCGGGTGGCGCTGGTGGGGCACTCGCTCGGCGGGCTGGTGATCCGGGCGGCGGGCGCGGTGATGAGCGACGTCGAGCGGCCGTGGGCGGAGCGGGTGAGCGACGTGGTCACGCTGGGCACGCCGCACCTGGGGGCGCCGATCGCGTGGGGCGTCGGGCACGGGAGCCGGGCCCTGCAGGCGCTGGAGGAGACGGCGGCGTTCGGGCGGATCCTCGACTGGCGCTCGCGCGGCGTGCACGACCTGGTGGCGGGGCTGGCCGAGGACGTGCCGCCGCTGCCGCACGCGCGCTACCACCTGGTGGCCGCGACCCTGACCCGCGACCGGCGCCACCCGGTGGGCGACCTGGTGGGCGACCTGCTGGTGCGGCCGCGCTCGGCGTACGGCCGCGACCGCCGGCGCACGCTGTTCCCCGGCGCCGACGTGCTGCACGTGGGCCGCACCGACCACTTCGGGCTGCTCAACCACCCCGACGTCCACCGCGCGCTGCGAGACTGGCTGGCGTGA
- a CDS encoding SRPBCC family protein: MPELSDELVRMVPVKPGGLRPGQWYVGLNRRRAAVWPTRNVVSAVDPERRLAWDTTSSGARWIWELAPAGEGGTRVVHRRPVPRRLTPLSAAFARAFLGGVGGHADELEAGMAQSVARLKRLVEDAPDQAGPAVPLP, encoded by the coding sequence ATGCCCGAGCTCTCCGACGAGCTGGTGCGGATGGTGCCGGTGAAGCCGGGCGGGCTCCGCCCCGGTCAGTGGTACGTCGGGCTGAACCGTCGCCGGGCCGCGGTGTGGCCCACCCGCAACGTGGTGAGCGCGGTGGACCCGGAGCGCCGGCTGGCGTGGGACACCACCTCCAGCGGAGCGCGGTGGATCTGGGAGCTGGCCCCCGCGGGGGAGGGCGGCACGCGCGTGGTGCACCGGCGGCCGGTGCCGCGGCGCCTGACGCCGCTGAGCGCGGCGTTCGCGCGGGCGTTCCTGGGCGGCGTGGGCGGCCACGCCGACGAGCTCGAGGCCGGGATGGCGCAGTCCGTGGCCCGGCTCAAGCGGCTGGTCGAGGACGCGCCGGACCAGGCCGGACCCGCCGTTCCTCTGCCCTGA
- a CDS encoding ATP-dependent Clp protease proteolytic subunit produces the protein MAVLDDHIYQRLLRERIVFLGSEVRDQNANAICAQLLLLSAEDPEADIFLHINSPGGSVDAGMAIYDTMNYIPNDVATVGMGLAASMGQFLLCAGAKGKRYALPHSRIMMHQPSSGMGGSASDIKIQAQQSLHIKKVLLELIAQHTGQSVEQIEADADRDRWFTADQAKDYGLVDQVITSAREAADDGRPARQKD, from the coding sequence ATGGCGGTGCTCGACGACCACATCTACCAGCGGCTGCTGCGCGAGCGCATCGTGTTCCTCGGCTCCGAGGTGCGCGACCAGAACGCCAACGCGATCTGCGCCCAGCTGCTGCTGCTCTCGGCCGAGGACCCCGAGGCCGACATCTTCCTGCACATCAACAGCCCCGGTGGCTCGGTGGACGCCGGCATGGCGATCTACGACACCATGAACTACATCCCCAACGACGTCGCGACCGTCGGCATGGGCCTGGCGGCCTCGATGGGCCAGTTCCTGCTCTGCGCCGGCGCCAAGGGCAAGCGCTACGCCCTGCCGCACTCGCGGATCATGATGCACCAGCCCTCCTCGGGCATGGGCGGCTCGGCCTCGGACATCAAGATCCAGGCCCAGCAGTCCCTGCACATCAAGAAGGTGCTGCTCGAGCTCATCGCCCAGCACACCGGCCAGTCGGTGGAGCAGATCGAGGCCGACGCCGACCGCGACCGGTGGTTCACCGCCGACCAGGCCAAGGACTACGGCCTCGTCGACCAGGTGATCACCAGCGCTCGCGAGGCTGCTGACGACGGCCGCCCCGCGCGGCAGAAGGACTGA